The Mycolicibacterium aurum genome segment GGCTGCCATGAGTGAGAGCAGCTTCCGCAAAGGCGACAAGGTGACGTGGCAAAGCCATGGCAGCACCGCTGAGGGCACCGTCGAGGAGAAGATCACCTCGGACACCGAGGCGGCCGGCCGTACGGTCCGGGCGTCCGAGGACGAGCCGCAATACCGTGTGCGCAGCGACAAGAGCGGCAACGACGCCGTGCACAAACCCGACGCGCTGAAAAAGAAGTCCTGACCGGCACAGCAAACCAGCGGTTTCGGGTAGTTGGCCAGCCGTGGGTTGACCAACTACACCGAAGTCGCGCCCTGGCGGTTCAGTCGGGGGCGTAGCCCAACGCGGCCTTGGTCTCCAGGTACTCGTCGAAGGCGAACTGACCCCACTCGCGGCCGTTGCCACTGCGCTTGTAGCCGCCGAACGGCGCGGCCATGTCGAAGCCGTGGTTGATGGCCACCGAGCCGGCGCGGATACGGCGGGCCACCGAGCGCGCCGTGTCCAGGTCGGCACCAGACACGTAACCGGCCAGGCCGTACTCCGTGTCGTTGGCGATCTCCAGCGCCTGATCGAGGTCGTCGTAGCCGAGGATGCACAGCACCGGCCCGAAGATCTCCTCGCGCGCGATCGTCATGTCGTTGGTGACGTTCGCGAACACCGTCGGCTTGACGAAGTAGCCCGCGTCGAGTCCGTCCGGACGACCGGTGCCCCCGACGGCCACGGTCGCGCCCTCGTCGATGCCTTTCTGGATCAGGCCCTGGATCTTGTCGTACTGGGCCTTCGAGGCGACAGGACCGATCGCCGTCTTGTCGTCGGCGACGCCGACCTTCACCGCCCCCGCCGTGTCGCGCGCAATGGCGATGGCCTCGTCCATGCGGGAATTGGGCACGAGCATGCGCGACGGCGCGTTACAGCTCTGGCCGCTGTTCATCATCATCACCGACGTCCCGGCTGCCACACTCTTGGCGAAGTCGTCGTCGTCGAGGACGATGTTGGGGCTCTTGCCGCCGAGCTCCTGCGTGACGCGCTTGACCGTCGCCGCCGCGTTCTTGGCGACCTCGACGCCCGCGCGGGTGGATCCGGTGAACGACACCATGTCGATATCGGGATGGCTGGACAGTGCCGCTCCCACGCCGGGCCCGTCGCCGTAGACAAGGTTGTACACGCCGGCGGGAACCCCTGCGGCGTCGATGATCTCGGTGAAGATCTGCGCCGAGTACGGCGCGACCTCAGAGGGCTTGAGCACCACCGTGCAACCGGTGGCCAGCGCCGGATAGACCTTGACGGCGATCTGGTTGATCGGCCAGTTCCAGGGAGTGATCAGCCCGCACACGCCGATCGGTTCCTTGACCACCAACGTGCTGCCGTGCTGCTCCTCGAACGAGAAGTTCTTCAGCACGTCGATGGCGGTGGCGAGGTGCCCGAGACCGAGGCCGACCTGCGGCCCCGCGGCCAGCGACGCCGGTGCGCCCATCTCGACGCTGACCGCGTCGGCCAGGTCGGAGGCACGCTTCTGGTACTCGGCCATGATGTTGCCGAGCACCTCGAGGCGTTCCTCGCGGGTGGATTGCGACCACGTGAAGAAGGCCTTCCGTGCCGCCTCCACCGCCTTGTCGACGTCGGCGGAACTGCCGATCGCGATCTGGCCGGAGACCTGCTCGGTGGTGGGGTCGTCGACGTCGAGGGACCTCTTCTCCACGGGGTCCACCCACTGGCCGTCGATGTAGAACTTCAGGTATTCACGCATGACTTCCACTCTCCCTCAGATGGCGCACCTATTGGGTACCTTCCGCATACCAGGTGCGGAATCGGTCGTACTTGGGCATCTCCTCGGAGTTCGCCTTCGGATCGATGCACACATGCACCACACCGACTTTGCCGCTGGCGTAGGCGCGGGCGATGGCCGGTCCGATCTCGTCCTCCTTCTCGACGTACTCGCCGTGGCAGCCGAACCCCTCCGCGACCTTGTCCATCCGGACGTCCTTGCTCCAGTGCACGCCGGGCTGCGGGGACGGCTGCTCGAAGGTGCGCTTGTACACCCCCACCTCGAGGCCCCACTGGTGGTCGACGCCGACCACGCACACCAGCGGCAGATTCAGCCGAGCCGCGGTCTCCAGCTCCGCGATGTGGAACAGGAACGCCGAGTCACTGGTGAGCAACATGACCGGACGGTGGCCGCCCTCGGCCACCGAGGCACCGACGGCGTACGGCAGTCCGGTGCCGAGGTGGCCGAAGTTCTGGTTCCAGATCACATCGCGCGGCTTGGACTGGGAGTAGGTCCACTGGAAGATCACCGTCGCGCCGCCGTCGCGGACCATGATGCCGTCGGAGAGTTCGTTGAACGCCTTGGTGGCTTCGACGACATAGCGGGCCGGGTGGATCGGCGACCGCCCCGACGGTGCGCTCTCGGCGAGCTGCGCAAGTTCCTCGGCGTCGGCCTTGACCAGGGAGTCGAGGTTGGGTGACGGATCGCGCGGGGTGTCCCGCAGCGCCTCGACGAGTTGCGGCACGACGCCGCGCAGGTCGCCGACCAGTGGCACGTCGAAGGCACGGTTCACGCCGATGGCGGCCGGGTCCTGCTCGACGTACACCCATTTGCGGTTCGCATTGTTGCCGGCCCAGTGCTGGGTCCTGCCGTAGTGCATGGGCTCACCGAGCTCGGTTCCCAGTGCGACACAGAGGTCGGACTCCTCGACGGCCTGATTGGCCGCCGGCGAGAACAGATACGGGAAGGTCCGCTCCTGCAGACCCGGGATGTACGACGTGCCGCCGGAGGTCTGGATGACGGGGCAGTTCATCAGTTCGGCGAGCTCTTTGACCTCCTGCTGGGTGCGGGAGGTGTGTACGCCGTGACCGACGAGCAGGATGGGGCTCTTGGCGTTGCGGATCAGCGTGACCGCCTCTGCGACCTCGGGAGCGCCGGCACCCTGGTTGACCAGACGATACCGGTTGGGCGGCAACGGTTCTGCCACGTCGAGTTCCTCGAGGATGACATGTGACGGGTATTCGACATAGCTGGGACCGGGGGTGCCGGACAGCGAACGGCGGATCGCCTCGCGGATGATCTCGTCGGTCTGGTCGGCGTACTCGATCGAGCTGCTGTACTTGACCGAGGCCTCGAAAAGTGGTTCCTGCCTTACGAATTGGATTCGTCCGCGACGCACCCGCCGCTCGGTGACGCGGGCCCGCTGGCCTCCGAGGAAGATCACCGGCGAGTTCTCCACGAGTGCGCATTGGATGGCGCCGGCGATGTTGGCCATGCCGGGTCCGAGGGTGCCGATGCACAGCCCCGGCTTGCCCGTCATCCGAGACGCGGCCTCGGCCATGAAGCCGGCGCTGAGCTCGTGGTGCGGCGCCACCACCGACCAGCCGCGGGCTTCGGCCTCGGTGAACATGTGCACGAAGTTGGGGTCGGGGATGCCGAACAACGTGTTGACGCCCTCGGCCTCGAACAGGTCGAGAATGCGCTTGTAGACCGGTACACCCATCAGAACTCCTTCGTTTGGTATCGCTGTGCGAGTCGTTGACGTTGTGCTGCAGGTGAACCGAAGAGGGAACGGTTCAGTGCGGCGCGTTTGAGGTATCTATGAATTCCGCTTTCCCACGTGTAGCCGATGCCGCCGTGCAGTTGCATGGCCTTGCCGGCGATGTCGACGGCGGCCGAACAGGCGTACGACTTCGCCATGGCGGCCGGGATCGCGGCATCGGCACCGTCGGCGATGACGGCCACCGCTTCGGCGACGAGTTGGCGTGACACTTCGACGGCGACGAGCATGTCGGCGCAGGCGTGTTTGACCGCCTGGAACGATCCGATCGGACGGCCGAACTGGTGCCGCACCTTCACGTAGTCGACAGACGCCGTGAGCATCTGCTCCGCAATTCCCAGGCTGTCGCACGCGATGGCGATCGTGGCGCGGTCGCGGAGCGCGCCGGTGGCGGCGGCACTGTCGAACGGGAGCACCGTCTCGGGGGTCACCCCATCGGCGGTCACGGTGGCCAGCCTGCGGGTCTCGTCGACAACGGGCTGCGCGGTGACCGTGACGGCCTTCGCCGGGACGACGGCGACGCCCTGGTGAACGGGGATCAGGAGGCGGTCAGCACCGGCGGCATCGGGGACGAACGCGGCGTGACCGCTCAATGTGCCTTCGGTGAGGGTGAATTCGTCGGTAACCACCGCGATCCGGCCGGGTCCGCCGGCGACGGCGTCAAGCAGCTCATCGGCGCCGCCGGATGGCAGCAGGTTCAGCACACCGACGGCGAGCACTGCACTGCCCAGATAGCTGTTGGCGCTGGCCGCGCGCCCGATCTGGGTGAGGATCACCGCGGTCTCGCCGAATGTCGCACCGGCGCCGCCGCGCGCGTCGGGCACTTCCAGTCCGGTCCAGCCGGCCTCGACCAGTACCGGCCAGTCGATGTCGCGTTCCTTGGCCAGCAGGTCGCCGGCGACCGAGCGCAGCTCGTCGTGAAATTCCCCGAAGTCCGTCACTGCGCCACGCTCGGTTCCCGGGGCAGTCCGAGGCCGCGTTCGGCGATGATGGTCCGCTGGATCTCGCTGGCCCCGCCGGGAATCGTCCATTCCCACGAGCCGACGAAGTCGAGCACCCACAATCCGGATTCCCAGCCGCTGGACATCGGCTTGGCCATCATCGTGTGTGCTTCGGGGCCGCCGATCTCGACGGCGAAATCAGTGAGCCGCTGCAACAGTTCGCTGTAGTACAGCTTCACGATCGAGGCGTCGGCAGGGCCTGCGGCGCCGCGCTCCACGATGCGCCTGCACATCCCGCGTAGGCCGGTGATCTCGGTGTCGAACTGCGCGAGCCGGTCGGCGACCACCGGGTCGTCGACGGGTGAGGATTCCACGAGCCAGCGGAACCCTGCGTTCGCGAGGCGCTCAGCCAACTCCAGCATGGTCATGCCGCGCTCTGCTCCGAGCGTCGCCTGGGCCACCTGCCATCCCGCGTTCTCGGCGCCGATGAGGTTGGCGGCGGGGATCACCACGTCGTCGAGGAAGATCTCGCAGAAGTGCGAGTCACCGACCGCGTTCCGGATGGGCCGCACGTCCACCCCCGGCGACGTCATGTCCAGCACGAAGTACGAGATGCCCTTCCGCTTCGGCGCGTCGGGATCGGTGCGGGCGAGCAGCAGACACCAGTCCGCGTGCATACCGCCGCTGGCCCAGAGCTTCTGGCCGTTGACGACGAAACAGTCGCCCGCGCGGCGCGCCGTGGTGCGCAGCGCAGCAAGGTCGGATCCGGCCTCCGGCTCGGAGAACCCCTGGACCCAGATCTCACCGTCGAGGATCGCCGGCAGATGACGCTTGCGCTGCTCGTCCGTGCCCGCCACCAGCAAGGTCGATGCGGCGTGGTGGATCCCGACGAAGGCCAGCACCAGCCGCGGCGCATCGTGGGCAGCCAGTTCCTGATACAGGATCACCTGGTTCTCGACCGAGAGGCCACCGCCCCACTCCGCAGGCCAGTGGGGCACGGCGTATCCGGCACTGTGCAGTTCGGCGAACCAGGCCTTCTGGAAGCGGACGAACTCCTCGTCGCTCACGCCGGTCTGGGTGGCCCGCCAGTCGCGCGGGATGTGGTCGCGGCACCACGCGCGAACTTCCCCGCGGAAGTCGGCGGCGCTCACGTGAACAGTCCCGTCAGTCCGCGCTGCCCGGCGGAGCGTTCCAGCTGATCCCGAGTCGCCGACAGCCCGAATGGCAGGCGGCGCAAGGGCTGGCTGTAGCGCGACAGCCACGACAAGGTGGTCTCGTCGCAGAAGCCGACCGCACCGTGCAGCTGATGACACACCCGGAACACGACGTCGGCGGCTTCGATCGCGGCCATCCGCAACGCGAGGGCGTCGTCGACCGCGTTCGGCTGGTCGGTCGCGACACTCCACAGCGCATGCTTGGCGAGGATGTCCACGCCGCTGCGTTCGACCTCGGCGTCCGTCAGCTGAAACTGCACACCCTGGAACGACGACAGGGCCTGGCCGAACTGCTTACGCAGGCGCACGTGCGCAACAGTCAGCGTGATCGCGCGGTCGAGCATGCCGAGCAGGGTCCAGC includes the following:
- a CDS encoding hypervirulence associated TUDOR domain-containing protein, giving the protein MSESSFRKGDKVTWQSHGSTAEGTVEEKITSDTEAAGRTVRASEDEPQYRVRSDKSGNDAVHKPDALKKKS
- a CDS encoding aldehyde dehydrogenase family protein, yielding MREYLKFYIDGQWVDPVEKRSLDVDDPTTEQVSGQIAIGSSADVDKAVEAARKAFFTWSQSTREERLEVLGNIMAEYQKRASDLADAVSVEMGAPASLAAGPQVGLGLGHLATAIDVLKNFSFEEQHGSTLVVKEPIGVCGLITPWNWPINQIAVKVYPALATGCTVVLKPSEVAPYSAQIFTEIIDAAGVPAGVYNLVYGDGPGVGAALSSHPDIDMVSFTGSTRAGVEVAKNAAATVKRVTQELGGKSPNIVLDDDDFAKSVAAGTSVMMMNSGQSCNAPSRMLVPNSRMDEAIAIARDTAGAVKVGVADDKTAIGPVASKAQYDKIQGLIQKGIDEGATVAVGGTGRPDGLDAGYFVKPTVFANVTNDMTIAREEIFGPVLCILGYDDLDQALEIANDTEYGLAGYVSGADLDTARSVARRIRAGSVAINHGFDMAAPFGGYKRSGNGREWGQFAFDEYLETKAALGYAPD
- a CDS encoding thiamine pyrophosphate-binding protein — encoded protein: MGVPVYKRILDLFEAEGVNTLFGIPDPNFVHMFTEAEARGWSVVAPHHELSAGFMAEAASRMTGKPGLCIGTLGPGMANIAGAIQCALVENSPVIFLGGQRARVTERRVRRGRIQFVRQEPLFEASVKYSSSIEYADQTDEIIREAIRRSLSGTPGPSYVEYPSHVILEELDVAEPLPPNRYRLVNQGAGAPEVAEAVTLIRNAKSPILLVGHGVHTSRTQQEVKELAELMNCPVIQTSGGTSYIPGLQERTFPYLFSPAANQAVEESDLCVALGTELGEPMHYGRTQHWAGNNANRKWVYVEQDPAAIGVNRAFDVPLVGDLRGVVPQLVEALRDTPRDPSPNLDSLVKADAEELAQLAESAPSGRSPIHPARYVVEATKAFNELSDGIMVRDGGATVIFQWTYSQSKPRDVIWNQNFGHLGTGLPYAVGASVAEGGHRPVMLLTSDSAFLFHIAELETAARLNLPLVCVVGVDHQWGLEVGVYKRTFEQPSPQPGVHWSKDVRMDKVAEGFGCHGEYVEKEDEIGPAIARAYASGKVGVVHVCIDPKANSEEMPKYDRFRTWYAEGTQ
- a CDS encoding acyl-CoA dehydrogenase family protein; the protein is MTDFGEFHDELRSVAGDLLAKERDIDWPVLVEAGWTGLEVPDARGGAGATFGETAVILTQIGRAASANSYLGSAVLAVGVLNLLPSGGADELLDAVAGGPGRIAVVTDEFTLTEGTLSGHAAFVPDAAGADRLLIPVHQGVAVVPAKAVTVTAQPVVDETRRLATVTADGVTPETVLPFDSAAATGALRDRATIAIACDSLGIAEQMLTASVDYVKVRHQFGRPIGSFQAVKHACADMLVAVEVSRQLVAEAVAVIADGADAAIPAAMAKSYACSAAVDIAGKAMQLHGGIGYTWESGIHRYLKRAALNRSLFGSPAAQRQRLAQRYQTKEF
- a CDS encoding acyl-CoA dehydrogenase family protein, with amino-acid sequence MSAADFRGEVRAWCRDHIPRDWRATQTGVSDEEFVRFQKAWFAELHSAGYAVPHWPAEWGGGLSVENQVILYQELAAHDAPRLVLAFVGIHHAASTLLVAGTDEQRKRHLPAILDGEIWVQGFSEPEAGSDLAALRTTARRAGDCFVVNGQKLWASGGMHADWCLLLARTDPDAPKRKGISYFVLDMTSPGVDVRPIRNAVGDSHFCEIFLDDVVIPAANLIGAENAGWQVAQATLGAERGMTMLELAERLANAGFRWLVESSPVDDPVVADRLAQFDTEITGLRGMCRRIVERGAAGPADASIVKLYYSELLQRLTDFAVEIGGPEAHTMMAKPMSSGWESGLWVLDFVGSWEWTIPGGASEIQRTIIAERGLGLPREPSVAQ